The Drosophila sulfurigaster albostrigata strain 15112-1811.04 chromosome 3, ASM2355843v2, whole genome shotgun sequence genomic sequence TtggtcttgttgttgttgctgtgtatgtataatgtgtgtgtgtgtgtttgaagtGCATGCCGCGGCGGTGGcgccatcgacatcgacatcggctGCCtacgaaaattaaattaaaaagcgcATTCAAAAACGGGCAAATGAAAACAGTTtgtgtttttccttttcaaaaatcgaaaatgagaaaaacaagaaaataccaaattgcAATTTGGGCCCTGATCcacttgtctgtctgtctctctggcATAAAAGCGAGCATGCAAGAGTTGTCAACACTTGATAAAGACAGTCTGTTAACATATATTTACTGTATATTCCATAGTCCGTTATCACTACAAGTCTTATTTACAATGATGATTAAATATCGattgattttcaaatataagTTTCACCAAGTTTATCAAAACCCTTACATAATCACAATTccttgaaacaaaaaaaatatataataataattatgaatggCATTTACATAAATGCTTTTTATCAAAGCATTGAAGCATTGAATTCATACTGGACATGATCGTTTTCTTTACTGCACTGTTCTATCTGCTGTCCAGCAGCCAGGAGAAATATGCTCCACTGCAGATCACCAAATATATGGGCTACTCTACCTCGGGCATTAAGGTCGCCGATGCGCTGGAAAACTCCATTACCGTCGTGCTCATCTCCATGTTCAAATGCGCCACTTTTACGGGTCTCTTTACTTGGCTGGTGTACACGGTCTTTGGAGCACGCATTGTCTTTCTACCCTCCGCTTTGGCTGCGATGCTGGCAGCTGCTCCTTTCTTGGGTAGCTACTGGTGTGCGGTGCCAGCGTTTCTGGAACTGTGGCTGGCCCAGGATCGCTTTTATGCGGGCGTGCTGCTCTTTTTACTGCAATTCTTTGTGCCATCCTCTTTTGAGACAGCCATCTATGCGGATCTGAAAGGTGGCGGACATCCATATCTTAATGGTCTGGCCATTGCTGGCGGCATGTATTGGATTGGCTGGCAAGGTGCCATCTTTGGGCCACTCATGCTGTGCTTCTTCATTGGCCTCTTCGAGGTAGCCACTTTGGCGATGCGCAACAATCAGGAGCCCAGGCGCAGTTCGGATGAGGAGACGCGCACTACGTGAGTTCTGCGAGGGATTTAAATCGaaagaactaaaaaaaaaatgctacgAATTTCCTGCTCGAAATGCAAACTAACCAATCATTAGCCAACTTCACAGCAACTTGGCTAACCAACTGAACTAATCCTTAATCCAATAAAATTTTGACAGTTTTATGCATTTTCCTTAATtagcttttatattttttgaattttctgtTTCGCTATTCTGTTGATATTTTgcactaaatttaaaaagtattgcaaaaaaaaaaagaaaatacgaTTCCGTCTTGTAATCTctgtattaaaattaaacaacctAACGTACTAACTAATTACGTATAAGACTCGATACTCTTGAAAAGCTTTAAAGTAGTTTGTTGTGAGCTTAATTGAAAAGCTGTTTAATTGTAAAGGCTTTAAGCAAATGCTTTTCAAGGGTATTTGCGCTTCGATCTGCCGAAGATAGCTTTCTAGTTGTAGTATTTACCACTCATTTTATTTCCTTTATATTGTACATAActcgaaaaagaaaagaatttgtattttaaagcTTGACTCCGCAAGAACAGTACCTTATTTTGTGCTCGCTACAAATGTGATTTGTTTAAGCTTAAGTTAAAAGTTCATGTTCCGTTGCGAATAAACGTCATTTACAtactaacaaataaaatatatactcttAAAGTACGAATATCTATTAAGTTTGTCTAAATGTGTGAAATAAGCAGATGAATACATCTTCAAagatgtatataaatatattcttgaccaGGGTCAATactgtaattattatatttaaaattaaacgtCTATagtaaatttgtaatataaaatataaatataaatgctaACATTTGATGGATCAGATGAAATGTGAATAGTAGATTGtgaatgtttttaaatatttataatacacagcatttaaaaataccttgtgtttgaaattgttttttataaaaattgaaaaataattcctgttttcttttattaaagtgttaaaataaaatctatttttaatatttataattaggattgtaaaactatttgcattgaaaaaaattgtgtttttttttggtttgtcgaaaacataatacatatgtacaaatattgtaaatatataaagtttttttcttcattttagaGTCATTTTGAGTTTACATTTTCCTAAGCAAATTAGTGTTAAAGGCATTTCAAGTAATTTTgtcattatttaatataaacttttcaagaaaaaattgaaaatttgttgggtatcgtaaaattttaattaataatgcatgaattgaaatgtattcaacaattaaaatacattttaattaatttggagttataattgaattgtacGTAATTAGCTCTAGGCCCTTGGTTCGTCTTAAGTGTTTAGGCCATTAAACATTTATGAGGCATAGTTAAAGCGACACGCGCTAAAAAACTTGGCCAACAGCTGTTACGCATATTCTGGttattaaacataattaacGCACGGCGATTTGTTGGCCAACgctattaaaatgaaaatgaagttgTAGCTTCGATATTAACGAGGACATCTGTTGGCCAGAAATGTGCAGTGCAGTGAAGCTTGGCTAAATTGTCAACACACGCATTTGTTAGCCAgcccaaaagcaacaaactgcatttaaaatacaatattaccGTAGTACAAATTTAAACTGCAACTGATTAATCATGGATAAAGTTGTTGTGTGTTcgcagttgttattgttgttgttgttgttgttgttgccggtCACGTGACTGAAAACAATTTGACTTCAAACACATTAACAGTTACGGTCTCGATGCTACAGAAAGAGAAGAGGGTGCAACGTGGGACGTGGGACGGGGGACGGGGGACGGGGTTTGTCACCAACATTGAAGAACAGCCACTAACTTGGCTAACTAAAAGTTTTCATGCATTGCCGTTGACAGTGCAATAAACatgccaaaacaacaaatgcagcaacaacaacagcttatGAAAACAACAGCGTCAACTGACCCCGCCCTTTGACCGCCCCCTAAGGTCCCCCCCTTCATTCCCCTTCTCCCACCCAAACACCAACAACGCCCTCGCTTAACTTCTTCTGGGTTCGGTTGGTTCGTTTCTCTTTGAATTAGACACGTAGCCTGTGAAATATTTAGTCGGATCGAATGAAAGGGACACATTAGAAACTCAACAAACTACTCGGCAAATAGTTGACCGACTCTTTTCCAAGAATCCCTTaccttctttttttatttcgacatTTTTTCATGCCTTTGCCAACGTGGATGTGGAATTTGACTGATTTACGAACTCTGCATTCAACTTGCGGAAATTCCTTGGAACTCAAAGTTTTTTCCTTAGTGTTTAAAGTAcatctattttttatttaaaaaaaaagtaaattttaataataatacattttttaaattgtattcctATTCATTAACTCTGTAAAAGTTCTCAATATGTGCATATTGCATTCGTTCTTTTGGTTTCACAATCAAAGAAACGTCGTCTTCTAATGGAAAATATTCATTACATGTGTGCAAAATTTGCTTTAtggcaaattttaatttttttgcccgcaaaaactgaaaaataggGTGACTAATGGCGCATCTCAAGGGCGGCAGCGCATCGAGGGTTGCACTTTATAAGCATGAGCATGAATATAAgtactacatatatgtatgtcagGGAAGGGGGGAGTGCATGACATTCATTGTATTTAATGAACATCCATTACTCGTGCGTTGTGTAATatcataaataatcaaaaaacgTGCTGCCACGTTGCTTTGCCAAGACCATAAAAAATTTGCCAATATTGCTAAAAATAGCCCCGCAACAGATGGCAACAATTGGTCATGCGGTACGATTCGGTTTCATTTGTctatttatagatttttaaagTCAGCGTGTCGAATTCAATTCACAAGCTACACTACAAGCAACTATGAACAAGCAAGCATGAGAAAACAGTGTTTTAGCAACTCGTCGTCAACAATCCTCGATAGTATAGTGGTTAGTATCCCCGCCTGTCACGCGGGAGACCGGGGTTCAATTCCCCGTCGGGGAGTGattgtgaattttttttttaaatttttgtagtatgtacattttttaatttcttaactagtttttaaaatataaaaatactaatatcgATTCAATTCTTATGAAAAATGCGACAGGCGGTACACGTTCAATTTCTAGCGGTATTGCTGGAcgttttcattgtttttttcaacaataataataattcgcTTATAATTCTTCTGCTTAAGTGTTGCCATTAGTAATGTGTAATTAAATAAGCATGtgtttctattctattttcattttaaacgGTATTGTGAATTTAGAAATGGAATAGTGATTATAGAAGGATACATTGAATCGAATAGTCTAATTCCAAAAGCTAACtataaaattcttttgaaATCTTAATCATACCTAGTTTCAGTAAAAgtgaatgttttattttatttatcgccAAATACTCtctataaaaacttttttgattttaaagaTAGATGTTTTTATGCACTCGGCCTTAATCTAAGCAAAGAGAACAAGCTAACATATTTGAACTATAAATGTATTTGGATTTATTCAAAGTGAATAGCACGCGTTTCACAGATGCGTATCAGCGACTGTAGAACAACCCTTTTctacacactctcacacacacccCTTTGTTTAGTGAATGTACCTGCGTCGAGGCCTGAACCCATTAATACTCATTAGTAtctgcatttttttgttgttccatTCGAGAGACACTCACTCGCATGGCAGAGGGAAGAGACAGTCACTTTTTGGCGTGCGCCTTTGTCAGCCATTTAGCCACTTTGGTCATAATCCCCGATCCCCGATCTAAGGGACGCgcaacaaccgcaacaatATGCGTgttcattattgttgttggttggttgttttTTGGCAGCCAgagttgtgttgttgtttgtgtttgtttcgAGTGTGGTGCGGTTTATGCCCTTTGTCTATActcttaatattattaaaaaatacaccCAAGGGTATAACAATTCGGTCGATTCGGTTAGTTTTTCGGTGGTGGTTTGATGTATTTTGACCATTTTCAATACTCTTGTAGAGCAGACGCATAAATTCAGTCTCGCAAACCCCCCAGACAATTAGAACTCAAGCAGGAAAATGATGTGATGCCTGGTGAGGTGGGTGAAGAGGAAGGGGAGCTCTGGCTGTGGCATGTGAATACTTACTGGAACGGTTAAGTACAAccaaaaagaggaaaaaagcGAAACTGTGAAAATCGTTTTATATCCATTGGTAAAGGAATacaattttaacaataaaacatacAATGCGCCTGACATCCTGTTGCCAGGACTTTACTTTACTTAGCTCAAAAGTGATAAATGATGTTGCTTGTTACTGGCATTGGCTTTTGAGTAGCAGGCATCACGTTTATTTGCGCTGTAAAATGGTTTAGCATTTTGCCAACTCGTCGTCTGTCTTTAAACTCGCTTCCTACACTTTTTATACGCTTAAATGAATTGCAAGCCATGTTAACTGTCATGTTAGCCAAACGACGAGTTGACAAGCGTTGCGGCATTTGATTAGCCAAGTGGCGCCACTACGGGAAAAGCATCTACAAAGTTTCTAATGCATCTCTAATACGAATGCGTGCCACGCAGTAAATTAAAGTAACTGTAAGCGCCTCTCACGATCTATGggataataattataatatattatttactatttactaATATTTAGGTTATATACTTACGTCTAGAAAGGTTTTCAGATTCATGTCGACCAACAAAGCGCGCATCTTCATTGGTCTCTGAGTGTGTTGCATCATGAAGAGCAATCTTTTCTGCACCGGCACATCAAAGTTATACCAATCGCATGCATAGCAAGCAAACGCCAAATCGTCTTtctgtaaatgaaattaataattgaataagcAATTGGACAGAAATATGGATTACTAAAACAGAGTTTTATGTATGAGAGAATATCCTTAAGCTTAATCAATTGCATGtttaattatcattatcattaaaattataaatatgactCTTAGAAGAATCTATTAgagattatttatttcatgtcCCATtcaagtataagtataagcaAAATTTAGAATCTAAATTTTTAAGTGAAGCAAAACTACGAGatgaatataaatgaatttcattaatttaacaGCTAGTCACTTTTTAACAGATTTCTTATAAAGTTTAACATAACATGTAGTTAATATAACATTGTAttatattgcatactttttggcattCAATAAAAGTCAATTAAATCACGTAGTTTCATTATAGGCTCTAGAGTAATAATACTATTAATaagattttatataatttacaacAAGTCGAAATAAAGAATTACGATTaaaatctacatacatatgctaATGTTTTGTAAATCTAGTGTAAGTACATTTgttcattttcaaaaatgttgttgtaaattttattcagTTCCAATTTTCGCTTACTGTTCATTGTTcgtaaacaaattgttttgctatttattcTATTGGACATATTATATAAGGAACGTATGCACGAAAAAACCGTTAGCACTAGGGAGACTTATCAAACGAACAAGAAGGATCTAACGATCAAAAAGAGTGATGAAGAAGAACTTATTCAGTTGGTTCCCTTTTCTTTAGTGAATAGCTAATTTTCGGTTCGTTTGTTCGTCAACAACAGAACATTTTTACAAATACTGGTGACTTCGTAATAATTTTACTATTAACcgtataatttttataattatttgttgcattaaataatattaatgactAGTTGTTttaccaaataataataataataatgtaataaaaataaacttatgaAAATCAAAAGACAAATTAAAACTCTTAATTCTTTTTACCACAAATTaggtttttataaatataatgctTATTTATATACGGAagcataatttgtaataaaaaagcatattttcttaatttaaatctaGATCTAGTTGAAGAATATTCAAGTTCAATTTGAGACTCACGCTTTCAACGATTAAGGTGGCATGCCAATGATAGATCCACAAGATTGCAGCCATAACAAAAAGATAAATGAACATGAACGAATAATCCATTTTGCTAGGCACCTGCAATAAGATGATTCAAGTTAATGCTTTTAGAGTGAAAAAGTAGTTACTTACGCCCACGGTGAGGGCAAAGAAGAGAAAGCACATGAGAACCGAGAATATGATGAAATCGGCGAAAACTGGCACGCGAATGAGCTGCTGTAATTCATGAA encodes the following:
- the LOC133844190 gene encoding transmembrane protein 245-like; translated protein: MIVFFTALFYLLSSSQEKYAPLQITKYMGYSTSGIKVADALENSITVVLISMFKCATFTGLFTWLVYTVFGARIVFLPSALAAMLAAAPFLGSYWCAVPAFLELWLAQDRFYAGVLLFLLQFFVPSSFETAIYADLKGGGHPYLNGLAIAGGMYWIGWQGAIFGPLMLCFFIGLFEVATLAMRNNQEPRRSSDEETRTT